The following proteins are co-located in the Pelecanus crispus isolate bPelCri1 chromosome 5, bPelCri1.pri, whole genome shotgun sequence genome:
- the AK4 gene encoding adenylate kinase 4, mitochondrial isoform X2: MPRGAVEVGVLAKQYLERGLLVPDHVITRMMMTELEKRREQHWLLDGFPRTLGQAEALDRICELDLVISLNIPFETLKDRLSARWVHPASGRVYNMDFNPPHVRGVDDLTGEPLVQREDDKPEAVAARLRKYKDAAKPVIELYKSRGILHSFSGTETNKIWPYVYTLLSSRIPPILSDEEN, translated from the exons AAGTTGGCGTCTTGGCAAAGCAGTACCTTGAGCGAGGCCTTCTGGTGCCGGACCACGTCATCACGCGCATGATGATGACAGAGCTGGAGAAGCGGCGAGAGCAGCACTGGCTGCTTGATG GTTTCCCTCGGACACTGGGGCAAGCTGAGGCGCTGGACAGAATCTGCGAGCTGGACCTGGTGATCAGCTTGAACATACCCTTTGAGACGCTGAAGGATCGCCTGAGTGCCCGCTGGGTCCACCCTGCCAGTGGGAGGGTGTACAACATGGACTTCAACCCCCCCCATGTCCGG GGCGTCGATGACCTGACAGGTGAGCCACTGGTCCAGCGTGAGGACGACAAACCTGAGGCCGTTGCTGCCAGgctcagaaaatacaaagatgcTGCAAAGCCAGTAATAGAGTTGTACAA GAGCAGGGGCATCCTTCACTCCTTCTCGGGAACAGAGACCAACAAGATCTGGCCGTACGTGTACACCCTGCTTTCCAGCAGGATCCCACCCATTCTCTCGGATGAGGAGAACTAA